The following proteins are encoded in a genomic region of Chryseobacterium cucumeris:
- a CDS encoding PP2C family serine/threonine-protein phosphatase — translation MMGKFFRKSAAESKSKTMEQAVVFKEKEEFKDAHWILKNASAKQFYEFTFDMEDFPNIKIQNIGNIEETGLTFENNTISGIPVTNNMYHLDIQFYHIHDQHQMETKKIQLFVNADPKDLWKNIPSDTNAAFYKPEEDSLKGSFSDKKIVVASKRGRSHAHEGKFREDDFAVNRLSDGWNIIAVSDGAGSAKAAREGSRLATETINRFFNSKETLNQIENNVSMLYNGQSFVENESESKQNIINILSEGVLHVYQTLEKTAVENDFSVNDLHATLIFILLKKYSFGYVVLSFGVGDCPINLINTDFSEVKLLNRMDVGEFGGGTRFITMKEIFNDTIASRFQITCVEDFSYLVLMTDGIYDPKFTTENKLEDTENWKALFEDLAGNNDDRAKVDFINDEKIDEELLIWSDFWSRGNHDDRTLAIIY, via the coding sequence ATGATGGGCAAATTTTTCAGGAAGTCTGCCGCAGAATCCAAGTCAAAGACGATGGAACAAGCTGTTGTTTTTAAAGAAAAAGAAGAGTTCAAAGATGCTCATTGGATATTGAAAAATGCCAGTGCAAAGCAGTTCTATGAATTCACTTTCGATATGGAAGATTTCCCGAACATAAAGATTCAGAATATTGGAAACATTGAAGAAACAGGGCTTACTTTTGAAAACAATACAATCTCAGGAATCCCGGTTACCAATAATATGTATCATCTGGATATTCAGTTTTATCATATTCACGATCAGCATCAGATGGAGACTAAGAAAATACAACTTTTCGTTAACGCAGATCCCAAAGACTTATGGAAGAATATTCCAAGCGATACAAACGCAGCTTTTTATAAACCGGAAGAAGACTCATTGAAAGGTTCTTTTTCAGACAAAAAAATTGTGGTGGCTTCCAAAAGAGGACGTTCCCATGCGCATGAAGGCAAATTTCGTGAAGACGATTTTGCTGTAAATAGGCTTTCCGATGGCTGGAATATTATTGCTGTTTCAGATGGAGCGGGCTCAGCAAAAGCTGCAAGAGAAGGTTCCAGACTGGCAACAGAAACGATCAACCGGTTTTTTAACTCAAAGGAGACTTTAAACCAGATTGAAAATAACGTCAGCATGCTGTATAACGGCCAATCTTTCGTAGAAAATGAGTCAGAATCTAAACAGAATATCATCAATATCTTATCGGAAGGTGTTTTACATGTTTATCAAACACTGGAAAAAACAGCAGTGGAAAATGATTTTTCAGTAAATGATCTGCATGCAACCCTTATTTTTATTTTGCTTAAAAAGTACAGCTTCGGATATGTTGTGCTGAGTTTTGGAGTGGGAGATTGCCCGATCAATCTTATTAACACGGATTTTTCTGAAGTTAAGCTTTTAAACCGGATGGATGTGGGAGAATTTGGTGGAGGGACACGTTTCATCACCATGAAAGAAATTTTTAATGATACAATAGCTTCCCGTTTTCAGATCACCTGTGTAGAAGATTTTTCTTATCTGGTGTTGATGACAGATGGCATTTATGATCCTAAATTTACCACCGAAAACAAACTGGAAGACACAGAAAACTGGAAAGCACTTTTTGAAGACCTTGCCGGGAATAATGATGACAGGGCGAAAGTAGATTTTATCAACGATGAAAAGATTGATGAAGAACTTTTAATCTGGAGCGATTTCTGGAGCAGAGGAAATCATGATGACCGTACATTGGCAATAATCTATTAA
- a CDS encoding TerY-C metal binding domain-containing protein has protein sequence MRRLPIYFLVDVSESMVGEPIEQVQEGIANIIRELKKDPYSLETVYISVIGFAGEAEIITPMQDIISFYPPKIPVGSGTSLSQGLIKLMDCIDRDIVKTTYERKGDWKPIVFLFTDGVPTDDATKAIERWNNKYNGKSNTIAVSIGENTNYKLLGSLADHVLLFNNSDENSYKEFFKWVTDSIKTTSQSVTEAKKEGINLSKIDSMILEKVDPEMEQRFPDNNFVVLNGKCQETEKLYLMKFKKAFAESSIPGMATRYYRLDGAYKIDEKAYYRLSSHQKTYLKINIEELDGGTSCPHCANPIALATCSCGGIHCLRGEGYSKCPWCGTSDYYGFSGGGFDINRTLG, from the coding sequence ATGAGAAGACTGCCTATTTATTTTTTAGTAGACGTCTCCGAATCTATGGTAGGAGAACCTATTGAGCAGGTACAGGAAGGGATCGCCAATATCATCAGGGAATTAAAAAAAGATCCTTATTCACTTGAAACTGTCTACATTTCCGTGATTGGTTTTGCGGGAGAAGCTGAAATCATTACGCCGATGCAGGATATTATCAGTTTTTATCCGCCTAAAATTCCGGTCGGAAGTGGTACATCACTTTCCCAGGGTTTAATTAAACTAATGGATTGTATTGACAGGGATATTGTGAAAACAACGTATGAAAGAAAAGGCGACTGGAAACCTATAGTGTTTCTTTTTACAGACGGAGTGCCCACTGATGATGCGACCAAAGCCATTGAAAGATGGAATAACAAATACAACGGAAAATCTAACACTATTGCTGTTTCTATTGGAGAAAATACCAATTATAAACTTCTCGGATCTCTGGCAGACCATGTTTTACTGTTCAATAATTCTGATGAGAATTCTTACAAAGAGTTTTTCAAATGGGTAACAGATTCTATTAAAACAACCAGCCAGAGTGTCACAGAAGCCAAAAAAGAAGGAATTAATTTGTCTAAAATAGATTCCATGATTCTGGAGAAAGTAGATCCAGAAATGGAACAGAGATTCCCGGATAATAATTTTGTAGTATTGAACGGAAAATGCCAGGAAACGGAAAAGCTTTATCTGATGAAGTTTAAAAAAGCATTCGCAGAATCAAGCATACCGGGAATGGCTACAAGATATTACAGACTGGACGGAGCATATAAAATTGATGAAAAAGCCTACTACAGACTTTCTTCCCATCAGAAAACGTATCTTAAAATCAATATAGAAGAACTGGATGGAGGTACTTCATGTCCTCATTGTGCCAATCCTATTGCATTGGCCACCTGCTCTTGCGGAGGTATACACTGTCTGAGAGGAGAAGGGTACAGCAAATGTCCGTGGTGCGGAACTTCGGATTATTACGGATTTTCCGGAGGAGGATTTGATATTAACCGAACTTTGGGCTAA